The Alistipes finegoldii DSM 17242 DNA segment AAAAAGAAAAACTCGTTTGCATTTTTTTGCCTGAGGCGCATCCTATTTTCCGTAAAGATCGTGAAAACCGCATAAAATATCCAAAGTTGTGCTATATTTGTATTATACGGAAAGTAAAACTCACGACTATGGAAAGAACATTCAAAGAGGCACTCCGCCACCGCCGCAGTTATTACGCGCTGGCCCCCGAATCGCCCGTCGAAGACGCACAAATAGAGGAAATCGTACGCTTCGCAATCAAGCACGTACCGTCGGCCTTCAATTCGCAGTCCACGCGCGCCGTGCTGCTGCTGCACGAACACCACGAGGAGTTGTGGAAAATCGTGAAGCGCACGCTGCGGGCGATCGTTCCCGAAGATGCGTTCGCACGCACCGAGGAGAAAATCGAGCGCAGTTTCGCGGCGGGATACGGCACGGTGCTCTTCTTCGAAGATACGAACGTCGTCCGCGACCTGCAGCAGAAATTTCCGGGTTACGCCGGCAATTTCCCCGTCTGGTCCGAACAGACCTCGGCCATGCACCAGCTGGCGATATGGACGATGCTCGAAGACGCTGGGTTCGGCGCGTCGTTGCAACATTACAACCCACTGATCGACAACGAGGTACGCAAACGCTGGAGTCTGCCCGAAGAGTGGAGGCTGATAGCGCAGATGCCGTTCGGCACTCCGGCGGGCGAGCCGGGCGAAAAGACGTTCAAACCGCTGGACGAACGCATCCGGGTGTTCAGATAAGGGCATTCAGGCCGGTTTCGCAATAAAAAATCCGCAGAACCCGCAGAAAAAATTTGGAGTTTCGGATTTTTTGTTTACCTTTGCACTCGCAATTGCGAAACACGCCATGCGGAAATAGCTCAGTTGGTAGAGCGCAACCTTGCCAAGGTTGAGGTCGCGGGTCCGAGTCCCGTTTTCCGCTCTCGTAAATGGTTGATAATCAGTCGATTATCAACCATTTTCTTTTT contains these protein-coding regions:
- a CDS encoding nitroreductase family protein, which gives rise to MERTFKEALRHRRSYYALAPESPVEDAQIEEIVRFAIKHVPSAFNSQSTRAVLLLHEHHEELWKIVKRTLRAIVPEDAFARTEEKIERSFAAGYGTVLFFEDTNVVRDLQQKFPGYAGNFPVWSEQTSAMHQLAIWTMLEDAGFGASLQHYNPLIDNEVRKRWSLPEEWRLIAQMPFGTPAGEPGEKTFKPLDERIRVFR